DNA from Calypte anna isolate BGI_N300 chromosome 6, bCalAnn1_v1.p, whole genome shotgun sequence:
GGCTGGGCTCGACACTCTCCAGTCCAGATTTGCACCAGGCCCATGCAGGGGATTGTCCTCAGCACTGTTGGGCTGCAGGTCCCTCTTCAGATTGCATTAGCAGTCTGGGCACCCTGTGAGGCTGCGTGGTGCCAAGGGGGGTGCTGGCAGGTGAGGGGGAGTTTTGGGTGAGCCCCCAGCCCAAGCACTTACTTTTGGACACACTTACTTTTGGATCTAATCTTCATGGGTCAACTCTGCTTCCATAGTGGGTCAGGAAGAAAATCTCCAAATGCATGTGTGGTCCTGGAAGGGGGTTGGGTAATAAGGTTTAGAAGTTTTCATTGACTGGAAGAAAGTTGGTGAAAGTGGCATTTCTGAGATGAATGGGTGAGTTGTGTGATTGCAATGTTaaattgctctctacaactacctgaaaagaggttgtagagaggtgggtgctggcctcttctctcaagtgaacaatgataggactcaaggaaatggcctgaagttgcaccaggggaggtctAGgctagatatgaggaagaatttccttactgagagagtagttaggcattgcagtgggatgcccagggaagtggtagaaTCATCATCgctggaagtatttaaaaaacatgtagacGAGGCGCTTTGGGACAAGCcctagtgggtgatacagatattgatgtatattttttatgggttgacagttggatgcagtgatcttggaggtctatgccaactgtgacaattctgtgattctgtaaatcAGGGCCCCCAAGGAAAGGGCAGAAGTGGGAGTGTGCTCTATCTTGACACCTCACTGCCAGGGGCTTGGTTAGGAGTCAGTGTTGAATTTCCCAGCAAAATTCAAAATCAGGTGCTCCTGGAAGCTGTCATAGACTACCAAACCAATCCAGAGAGCCAAGAATTTGTCAGAAATATGCCAAAGGGGATAGAGAAAACAATGCTGCTAGAGGTTTTAATTTAGAGCAACAGATTGCAGAGCTCATGCAATCTATGAGACAACAAAATTTGAGTCTGAAAATAGTGATTGAAAACGTTGTTTatggaaatgtatttctgaatgCCCATTTAGTATCTGTATCATGGGTAAGCATGAATTTGTCACTGGACTGGAATTTGATGGCTTCATTAGAAATACCAGTTGCATTCCTGCAGGCTAATGGAGCCCATTCCAGCTGTGGAGCACATCTTAGTGCCGCCAGAGCTGATGGGCATGATGACTCCAATTGAAaggtaacatttaaaaaaaaaagtgaagtagAATGGAGATCTGTTATAAAGCATTTATTAGATGACCAAAAACCACAGCTGTGAATGATGGTGGGTTTAGTTAAATGCTTAGGAAGCACCATTTAGGGAAAAGGTGCAATTAGACTTACAAGAATGTGTAACaagcagtaaaaaagaaattgatgGCAATCAATATGGTATATAGTACTAGAAATGAGACTTTAAAATGCATCAGAAACAAATCCTAAGCATTATACACAACAGTCATGTAGAAGAGcctaatattaaaaacaaattctgtaTCTGAACTTTCCAAACTGCAAGCTTTTGGAAAGAAGCTGGATGACTTTTGACTTCATTGCTGAAGGATGATTCTGGACTAGTGATAAACAGCAAGAGTCCTAAGAGACTTGGCTGCATCATAGccttgtttttaaacaaatcttgAAATACTTAGAACAAGAAGGccaaaggaaaattaatctgTGTAAGTTTTCAAAATAATGGAAACACTGATACAGTGTTAAGTGGATAGAACTGTTGGCCAGCATAGTGCTAGGTCAGGCAAGCTGAGCTGATGACTTCTATGGACTTAAAACTTGTGTGGGTTTTAACCTTCCACAGCAGGGATGTGAGATTGCAGAGGTGTCATGGACCTGACAGTCTCATCTGTGTCAGTCAAATCCACACCTCAGGGCACACTCTGAAAGGGCCTGACCTAGATTTACTTGCCTGGGGTTTGCTTggtggagcagagggagctgctgctttttttggaTATGCTGggcatccccagctccatttcAATGAGCTGCAGCCAGACATATCATGTGGCTGCAGTTTAGCTATGGCtaaagcagggagcagagcaggatcatTACACAGTATGGTAAACACCCTAGGCGTCCAGTACAAAGCTTCATCTGGTGGCTTTTTGCCTGGTGATAAATGCAAAATCCTATTCTTTGATCAAAGCAAATGTTACATTTTCCATTTCGTCTTTTCAAATGCTGCCACCTGGTCATTTCTGGCTGTTGTTCTGGCTTGTCTTCATTTTAAAGATTCTTGCCAGGCCACCCCCTGTTGCAGTATCAGCTCACCCACCCACCTTGTCTGGGTTACACACACCTGTTTGCATTTCAAATTAACACCTTCTTGCTTCTTTCAGGTTGCTCTCCCACTTGAGCTTGCTCCCCTACAAAACAAAtgtcattctttaaaaaaacaaaccccactaTTCTTCCAAATAACTATTTTGTTGTTACTTTCTTAACTCTGAAGTGCAGAGACCTGCTGACTGTATTGCCTGGGCTTTTCTCTGTCCCTTCTGTATGCTTGCCTGCCTTGTGTCCCATTCAAGCTCCAAGTGCTGTGTCTTGGGCAGGGTGTCCATACTGGGTGTTTGTCAAGGCCCTTGCGCTTCAGGGCCTGGTCTGCTACTGAGTTTTTTGCAGATGCTGTGGAAATGCAAGTAGCAAATGCTAATCCCAGCAGCTGCATTCCTTTTGGACTCCTGCTGAGTGAGTTGACTTGATCAAGTTCATCATCAGAGACTGTTTTGGTAGGAGACAAGACAGCCAGTGACTACAATGAAATCGGCCTTTTACCTTATGACTGGTAGCTCTATTAGGGGTATTTTTAAGGATGTTTGCTAGCAGAAATCAGTGAGTCTGTTCATCATAATACACAGTAATTGTTCACTGAACGTAGTGCTGACTGTACTGCTGAATCCTCCTGTGAAGCTGACCCTTTTGGCTCTCCTCAGGATTGATTTAAAGGCAGGGCAGCAGAGGCATCTGCTCAGACATGGGAATCTTCCCTCCCACATTAAGGACATATTCAAAGCAAGGTTTCTGGTGGATTTCCCATTTGCTGGGTTGGGGGGGTGTCTGGGACTGATTTTGCAGTTACTCTTTCTGTGAAACACACAGTGGTTCATCCTCACCCTGAGCAGCTGCAAGAAGTTGCTGTTTTATGTTGATGCTGCTGGTTTCTGATTGTCGCTTTTGCTCTGCAACGGGAAGGGCTGGCATGTTTTCAGCTGGTCAGAGCTAAGTCAGTATCTCATTTcagttgcatttcttttctctcctggcTCATTTCAGGGCAAAAACCCCAGCCCATTAAAGCAGTAGGCAGGATGCTTCAGCTGAGGGCATCATCTGGCAGGACAAGGCTGGGGGCTGTCTGCAGGTGGGCCGGGCATGCCCAGCACCTGGGCAGAGGCACCTGGGAGCACGGGGGCCTCTTAGGGTTGTGCACGGTGGGTGCCAGGGTAAGTCCTGAGCCCTGCTGTGTGCCCCTGGGAGCCCTCCAGGCTCGGCCACTGTTGGCTGGGGCTGTTACCCgagaggacagggaggtggAGGTCTGGAAGTGCCTATCCTGAAAGAGTATTTTTACAAATGTATGAGCTGGGGCATGTCCACAACTTGAGTAAAATCCCATTTCgagagagcagctgggagaCGGCTGGAACAGACGAGCATTTGTCAAACCAGCATATGGTCTTAAGTACCTGGGGCAGGCTGGGGTACTGCAGGGGCGCCCGACGGGCCCTGCTTTGCAAAGCAGACATAAAGTCGGGCAGACCCACGTATTTCTGGGCCAGACCTTGTCTCAGGAGAGtgtcccagggaggtgctggagaggggctTTTTCGAATTTGGGAGGGGGAAGTCCTGTTGCTGTGGGCTTGCCCAGAAGGcacatgcttttaaaagcagGCATGTGGGGTAGAAAGGGGTTGGGGCCCAGGATAAAATGTTTCAATGAAACCGgagggggctgggctgggctgggctgggctgggctgggctgggctgggctggcctggcctggcctggcctggcctggcctggcctggcctggcctgggAGCCCGTAGGTGGGATAGAAATTAGGAAGGCAGATGGCAGCCGGGCCTGggggcaggggaaaggaaagaagggtgGCCGGCTGCCTGCACCCCAGaccctgcaggcagagcagggctctgcGCCCCGGCACCCTGCCAGCCTAGGCCGGGGGTGTGCGGGGGAGGTGGCCAGGGTTGTGCTGGGGGTCTCTCCGCCACGCGGTTACTCTTCAGGCAGCGAGGCCGTCCTTGGGCTTCATCCAGACACCCCAGGCCTCCGCCCTGCCGGGCCTTAAGTTCCCACCCTGGCTTCCCAGCAAAGGCCGACCTCGGCCCAGCCTTCCCGGCCCcgtgctgtgctgctctctgcagtccAGATCCAGGCTTTGCCGCCGGCAGCCCTGTTGTGGGTGCCCGAGGCCCTTTCGGCCATTCACATGGAAATGCCCGGGGGCTGGAGAATGGAGACTCTGTTCCCAGGCTGAGGGAAGGGGGCGGCCGCCATTGCCGCCTGGGAATAGGCTGAGGAGGGAAGCAGGGGATCACGGCTCCTCTCCCCGTCTGCTGAGCCCCACGGAGTGGAGAACAGGGAGTAGGAGAGGGGTCCGGACCCGGTTGGTACTGGGAGTAAAGTCTGGAGCACGTTTGAGTTTGTTTAATGCCTGGtgtctgggagctgcagcattACTGGTGCTGCGAGGGCAGGGCTGTGAGAGCAGAGTGTCACTCCTGCTGCCCCGGCCTGTGAGTTCTGGGGACAGGCTCTCCAGAAGGGTCCTTGCATCGACAGTCTTGCTCTCTAGCAGTCCTGTTTTGGCAGTCTTACAGGTTATATGGTGCAGTTAAACTGCTATTTATCTCTTGTCCTTGCATCCTTGCTTAAAGTTGCTGATCTTGTTTGTCTGTGTTGCAGAGATGACTCTCCTGTCCTCCCAgacaccatccctggaggcatccTCAGCTGCCACTGAGAGCCCAGAGCAAAGGATGCTGGAGAAGAGGTCCAAGGTTATTGAAGAACTGCTCCAAACAGAGCGGGACTATATCAGAGACCTGGAGATGTGTGTGGAAAGGATGATGGTGCCAATGCAGCAGGCACAGGTAGGAGTATGGGGGCATTTACAGTACAGAACTAGTAGGATGGGGTCTGCTTAGTCTTGGAGATGGCCAGCCAACAGCACAGGAATCCACAGAGGAAATTCAGCTATGCTGAGGAGAGCAGAAAGGTTCTTGCTGCTCTTTGTACTCACTGAAACAGCCCATCTGTTCTGGGATCCTGCTAAGTTCTCACCATTGCTGAGAGCAAGAGACCTGGCAGCAAGTATCACAGATTAATTTCCTGGAACTGTTCCTTTTCATTTGGTTGTAGGTTAAATTCAttgtcaggagaaaaaaaatatggagtCTTGGAATGGGGACAGAGTTgatgggaggagagagagaataaCAGGTGAACAGAGGAAGGATgaaactgctgaaaaagagaacaCAGTGGTAGGACTCATAAGGAGTGATATTTTCAGTGTATTAGGGGACAAAGGAGTTGAGTACAGAAGTGTTGGGAGGAGGTCACATCAGCTGGCTGCTGTGAAGCCGAGAACTGATGGGTTGCAGGACAAGGAGGAGCTATTTGGTCTGACTGGGACATGTTCcccatccacagcttctctcttCCCGTTCCACAGATGCAGAACATAGACTTTGAGGGTCTTTTTGGAAACATCCACATGGTAATTAGCTTCTCCAAGCAGCTGCTGTCCACCCTGGAGGCTTCAGATGCCATCGGTATGAATTCTGTTGTAATCTTTTCTCAGTAGGCTGGCAGGGACTTTGCTAGTGGTGGAGCAAACCAGAGTAGTTTAAATGGCAGGAGAGTGTCTTTGGGGTTGGGCTTTCTCCCCAGTGGTTGCTGTCACTGCTCCTCAGAcaagcagcaaagctgaagaGGTCTGTGTTGCTGTCTGTGTCACTATGCTGAGAAACATGGTGCCTGTGCCCCTTGCTGCAAAGTGAGGAGTCCCACTCCTCACTTGTGTGCTGCCAACCTTTGCCGCTCAGCCCTTGGGCAGCCCATGTCTTTGCTCTTGGTGTGATCACTGGTTCCAGTGACCAGTGTCCTCACTTCTCActcctggcagagctcagtCACCTGAATTCTCTGTACTAGTGGGTGATGAAGCAGTGTCCTGGTTGCTCTAGTAACACTGTCTTCTTGAGCTGTGTGTAAGTGTGACACCGGGCATCTCACCGTGAGAAATGCCAGCACTGTTGGAAGCTGGAGACAGGAGACAATAAAGTCCTGCTTTGCTGTTGTCTGCAGGGCCTGTGTTCCTGGCACAACGTGGAGAGCTGGAGAGCGTCTACAAGGTGTATTGCCAGAACCACGATGAGGCCATCGCACTGCTGGAAACATATGAGAAAGACGAAAAGATGCAGAAATTACTCCTGGACCTTCTTGGTAGCCTCAGGTTGGAACTTCTGGCTGTGGCAGCAGTCAGGTTGGGGTGGTGGGATCAGTCATCAAcatccctgcccctctgcaAGCAGTGCTTGGACAGTTGAGGTGGTGACTGGAGAGGGGCTGGCTGTGTCACTGCATAGTTGACCAGGCTACAGGTTCATGTGGCCCACTTCCCCAATGCATAGGTGCTGGGATACCTATAGGCCCCCTTAAACTAAGGTCAGAAGCCACCCAAGGTACAGAGAGGGTGGCATGTCCTGAATTGAGGGCTTCTATTCCTCAAGCCATGAGGATGTGGCCGGTGAGGAAAGGAGCGGCTTTGCCGGGCTCAGCAACTGCCAGGGCTCCAGATTGTGGAGGTTAATGCCCTGGGAGCTAGTAgcactggctgctgctctggagggACATGGCTGCCCACTGCCTTGGCAGCATCACTGCGGGATGGGGCGAAGGCACTAGCTGTGGGATTGCACGCCTGCCGCCCCATTAACTGGttgcttctctttgctttttggcACTCTGTGGGCCGTCAGGAGCCTGTACAGTGAGTGGTAAGTGAATGCTTCCTATTAGTCCCcatttgtctgtctgtcttggCCTGGCTGCTCCCATATAACTAACCTCCTGCCACTGGCTGGGTGCACGTTGAGGGGTCCTGATAGTGCCTTGTGGAGGCACACCTGGGAGGAGTGGGGTGTCTGTGTCATGGTCACAGCAGAGGCAATGGATGGGCtacacaggcaggcagcacaggtAGTGAGGCAAGGAGAGGTCTTGGGTAGGAAACAGGTTTTGGGAGCTGTCAGCCCCAAAGAGTCAGGAGAGTCCTATGCAGGCTGTGGTCCTGAGCACAGTCAGtccagcagaggagaaagatCTGGGCATTTGGGTGGTGGCACAAAGTCTGAGGTAAGTAGTACTCTGATAAGCATGGGGCAGTGCCTGTGTGGGATTGGCGGTGGATCTGACAATGGAGAGTATACTGGCTGGGAAGGGTCAGCTGGTGTGGTGAGGTCTGGAAATCTGGGGTTAACTTGAGATCACCAGGTATTGAGGAGTGCAGTTGGGTTTGGAGATAAGAGAGGAGTGACCTAGGGAAAAGGTAGATTGAGAGTTGTCAGTGTTTGACTCTTATTGGGGTTGATTTGAAGTGACAGTGTTTGTGTGGCTGAGCTGTACTGAAGCCTGGTGCAACTCCTTTGTCCTATTTCCCAGGGGCAGCACAAACTACATTAACCTGGGCTCCTTCCTCATCAAGCCAGTGCAAAGGGTGATGCGTTATCCACTgctgctgatggagctgctgagtGCAACCCCTGAAGCTCATCCTGACAAGTCACCACTCACAGCTGCTGTCCTCGCAGTCAAAGAAATCAATGTCAACATCAATGAATACAAGCGCCGGAAGGACCTGGGTGAGTTCTTGGATAGCACAGGGGAGTGAGGGATAGGAGTGGGCAAATTGAGGTTGGCATCTGAGGCACTGTACGACACAGGCATTGTGCTGAAAAGGGTTTCAATTTCTATATCAATCTCTTCAGTGCTAAAGTACCGGAAGGGTGATGAGGATAGCCTTATGGAGAAGATCTCCAAGCTCAACTTCCACTCTATCATCAAGAAATCCAACCGTGTGAGCAGCCACCTCAAGCATCTCACCGGCTTTGCACCCCAGGTAATGTGCATCAGCTGCAAGTGCACTTTGCCCTGTGGTGCTTGGGGAGGAGGTGGTGTCTGCTGTCCCCCTACTTCCCTTCCCTGATGAGTAGCTCTGATCCAGGCCAGCAAGGCAGAGCGAGCTTAGGGTCTGAACCACCTGTGTCTGCTATCTAGCTTGTGGGCAGGAGGCCCCACATCTTGCACTCTGGGAGGTGCTGAAGACCTGCTTTGCCTTCCTTGAGACATTTTCTCTCACAGCTGAAGGATGAAGCCTTtgaggagacagagaaaaatttcAGGATGCAGGAGCGGCTGATCAAGTCCTTCATCCGGGACCTTTCCCTCTACCTGCAGCATGTACGGGTGAGTTACTCTGGGTGTGATGCCTCACCCGGGGGGCTCACCATGCATTTCCCCTCCTACCTGCATGGTGTGTACCTGCAGTGCTTGccctcagctctgccaaggGATGAACTCTGGCAGACTGGGCTGCCCTTGGAGGCCTCTTCTCCTGGGCAGCAAGCATGGATGTACTGACTGTGTGTCCCTGGTGCAGGAGTCAGCCTGCATGAAGGCACTGGCAGCAGTGAGCATGTGGGACCTGTGCACAGAGAAGGGCAGTGGGGACTTGGACCAGTTCCAGAAAGTGAATCGGCTCATCAGTGACCAGCTCTTCTCCAACTTTGTGAGTAAGGCTGTGCTCTCATGTGGCAGGGGCACCCCTCTGGGGCCATTCCTGGGAGCCTGCTGGAGATGGGCAACccctgggaggctgcagagagggTAACACAGGCTAGGAAAAGTATGAGGAGTCCTGTTTGCCTCTACCTTCCTGAGAGCTTTGATGCCTGTGAGTTTATGATGTGTATTGAGCAAGTTTTATTAGATACACTTCTTTTCAGCCCTATCTGAACTGTTATATTTCTCTGTGTGAATGGTTCAGATACTTCCTATAGCATTGCTTTTGCTGGCACATTTATGCAAGATTATACAATAATTCCttttggaagggacttctggaaCTCCGGTGGGTGCCGTCGGGAAGATGGAGTCTGTGTTGTCCTGGGGAGGTTGTGTGCTGGAGGGTGAGCTGCTGGTGTCTGTACCACCTGGTGGGAGAGAGCACCTTGTCTCACCTGCTGTCTGCATCTCTGCCCACCAGAAAGAGCGGACAGAGCGGCTGGTGAGCTCTCCCCTGAACCAGCTGCTGAGCATGTTTGCGGGGCCCCACAAACTGGTGCAGAAGCGCTTCGACAAGCTCCTCGACTTCCACAACTGCACGGAGagagcagagaagctgaaggacAAGCGAaccctggaggagctgcagtcAGCCCGTAACAACTACGAGGCACTCAACGCCCAGCTGCTGGATGAGTTGCCCCAGTTCCTGCGCTTTGCCAAGGAGCTGTTTGCCAGCTGCGTGCGGGGCTACGCCGAGGCGCATTGCGACTTTGTGCGCCTGGCGCTGGAGGAGCTGAGACCCCTGTTGTTGGTGGGTTCCTGGAGCACAGCCTAGCACTCTGGGCTCAGTGCAGTGCTGATCCCTGCAAAGGGCTTGTCCCCAAGCCTCTGTGGGACCCATCCTGTTGtgggggaagctgctgctgctgtgtcaggCTCCAAGTGCCTTGGGGAAGGCTTCTGTGAGAGCCTGTCAGGACAGGGATTGTGGGGTCATGATGCAATTGTGTGTAGAGATGACGAAGGCTTtagcagctcctggagcagtAGTAGGAGAGCATTTGCCTGGGAGGA
Protein-coding regions in this window:
- the DNMBP gene encoding dynamin-binding protein isoform X6, with product MLRGEACCSDRPKRNSFYRRTAPSTLRHWEFVQTRREKQEMTLLSSQTPSLEASSAATESPEQRMLEKRSKVIEELLQTERDYIRDLEMCVERMMVPMQQAQMQNIDFEGLFGNIHMVISFSKQLLSTLEASDAIGPVFLAQRGELESVYKVYCQNHDEAIALLETYEKDEKMQKLLLDLLGSLRSLYSEWGSTNYINLGSFLIKPVQRVMRYPLLLMELLSATPEAHPDKSPLTAAVLAVKEINVNINEYKRRKDLVLKYRKGDEDSLMEKISKLNFHSIIKKSNRVSSHLKHLTGFAPQLKDEAFEETEKNFRMQERLIKSFIRDLSLYLQHVRESACMKALAAVSMWDLCTEKGSGDLDQFQKVNRLISDQLFSNFKERTERLVSSPLNQLLSMFAGPHKLVQKRFDKLLDFHNCTERAEKLKDKRTLEELQSARNNYEALNAQLLDELPQFLRFAKELFASCVRGYAEAHCDFVRLALEELRPLLLLLKVSGREGNLIAIFQDEHSRVLQQLQAFTFFPESQAAPKKTFERKSMERQSARRQPLVGLPSYFLQSGDIRAALLARYPPDSIFQADRNFNAAQDLDVSLLEGDIVGVIKKKDPMGSQNRWLIDNGVTKGFVYSSFLKPYNPRCSQSDVSVASHSSNESEHSSSSPHSNTTLTFSPSGAAVAFTQNPLQDSASPADPYQSPQTPSETDSPSLSQLGSGDRTALLEVGTVTSRHRYSRPELGCSPDSRNGHPTKAHLQPAPPVEDRDSGLESSESEGNQVYYALYTFKGRNTNELSVSANQRLRILQFEDITGNREWWLAEAKGKQGYVPSSYIRKTEYT
- the DNMBP gene encoding dynamin-binding protein isoform X4, with the translated sequence MEAGSVVRAVFDFCPSVSEELPLFVGDVIEVLAVVDEFWLLGKKESVTGQFPSSFVEPVDIPPLKQGEKLFVCTSDFTSQEPGSLSLQREMTLLSSQTPSLEASSAATESPEQRMLEKRSKVIEELLQTERDYIRDLEMCVERMMVPMQQAQMQNIDFEGLFGNIHMVISFSKQLLSTLEASDAIGPVFLAQRGELESVYKVYCQNHDEAIALLETYEKDEKMQKLLLDLLGSLRSLYSEWGSTNYINLGSFLIKPVQRVMRYPLLLMELLSATPEAHPDKSPLTAAVLAVKEINVNINEYKRRKDLVLKYRKGDEDSLMEKISKLNFHSIIKKSNRVSSHLKHLTGFAPQLKDEAFEETEKNFRMQERLIKSFIRDLSLYLQHVRESACMKALAAVSMWDLCTEKGSGDLDQFQKVNRLISDQLFSNFKERTERLVSSPLNQLLSMFAGPHKLVQKRFDKLLDFHNCTERAEKLKDKRTLEELQSARNNYEALNAQLLDELPQFLRFAKELFASCVRGYAEAHCDFVRLALEELRPLLLLLKVSGREGNLIAIFQDEHSRVLQQLQAFTFFPESQAAPKKTFERKSMERQSARRQPLVGLPSYFLQSGDIRAALLARYPPDSIFQADRNFNAAQDLDVSLLEGDIVGVIKKKDPMGSQNRWLIDNGVTKGFVYSSFLKPYNPRCSQSDVSVASHSSNESEHSSSSPHSNTTLTFSPSGAAVAFTQNPLQDSASPADPYQSPQTPSETDSPSLSQLGSGDRTALLEVGTVTSRHRYSRPELGCSPDSRNGHPTKAHLQPAPPVEDRDSGLESSESEGNQVYYALYTFKGRNTNELSVSANQRLRILQFEDITGNREWWLAEAKGKQGYVPSSYIRKTEYT
- the DNMBP gene encoding dynamin-binding protein isoform X5, translating into MEAGSVVRAVFDFCPSVSEELPLFVGDVIEVLAVVDEFWLLGKKESVTEMTLLSSQTPSLEASSAATESPEQRMLEKRSKVIEELLQTERDYIRDLEMCVERMMVPMQQAQMQNIDFEGLFGNIHMVISFSKQLLSTLEASDAIGPVFLAQRGELESVYKVYCQNHDEAIALLETYEKDEKMQKLLLDLLGSLRSLYSEWGSTNYINLGSFLIKPVQRVMRYPLLLMELLSATPEAHPDKSPLTAAVLAVKEINVNINEYKRRKDLVLKYRKGDEDSLMEKISKLNFHSIIKKSNRVSSHLKHLTGFAPQLKDEAFEETEKNFRMQERLIKSFIRDLSLYLQHVRESACMKALAAVSMWDLCTEKGSGDLDQFQKVNRLISDQLFSNFKERTERLVSSPLNQLLSMFAGPHKLVQKRFDKLLDFHNCTERAEKLKDKRTLEELQSARNNYEALNAQLLDELPQFLRFAKELFASCVRGYAEAHCDFVRLALEELRPLLLLLKVSGREGNLIAIFQDEHSRVLQQLQAFTFFPESQAAPKKTFERKSMERQSARRQPLVGLPSYFLQSGDIRAALLARYPPDSIFQADRNFNAAQDLDVSLLEGDIVGVIKKKDPMGSQNRWLIDNGVTKGFVYSSFLKPYNPRCSQSDVSVASHSSNESEHSSSSPHSNTTLTFSPSGAAVAFTQNPLQDSASPADPYQSPQTPSETDSPSLSQLGSGDRTALLEVGTVTSRHRYSRPELGCSPDSRNGHPTKAHLQPAPPVEDRDSGLESSESEGNQVYYALYTFKGRNTNELSVSANQRLRILQFEDITGNREWWLAEAKGKQGYVPSSYIRKTEYT